Below is a genomic region from Persicimonas caeni.
GACCGTGCCGACGACCCACAACAGGTCGGCCTGGCGCGGGGAGAACCGCGGAATCTCGGCACCGAAGCGTGCGATATCGTAGCGCGCGGCGGCCGTGGCCATGTACTCCATGCCGCAGCAGGCCGTGACGAAGGGATACTGGAAGAGCGAATACTTTCGGGCCCAGTTGACCGCGCTTTCAAGGCGGGTGGTCAGGACCTCAGGCAGTTGGTGTTCTAGTCCCATTCGAGACCTCCTTGCTTCCATTCGTAGACCAAGCCGATGGTCAGGATGGCTACGAAAATGAACATGACTCCGAACGAGTAGAGTCCGTACCCGAGCGCTTCGCTCTGGCGCCACGAGATGGCCCAGGGAACCACGAAGACCGTCTCGAGGTCGAAAAGAATGAAGCTGATGGCGACCATGTAGAACTTGACGCTGAAGCGCGTTTCGCGCGGGCTTCCGATCGGATCGGAGCCCGACTCGTACGGCATGCGCTTTTCGCGCGTCGGGTTCTTGGGACCGAAAAATTGTCCCAGGGCGGTGACGGCCGCGCCGGCACCACCTGCCAGCAGCAACAAAATCAGAATTCCAAGGTAATCTGCGACTTCCATGACACCATGTCCTGCGTCGTGTGGGTACCCTCCTACGGAGGCGCGCATTCACCTATCACGGCGCTTCGACGAGTGTCAAACTGGCCCGCGTGATTTCTGCGGGTGCGCCAGCGCTCGCGCTGCCCGGGCGTCGATCTTCAAGCCAATCGGGTACGGATCCTCGAGGCCCGGGTACATCTTAGATACATCTACTCGCAAGAAAGAACGAAAGGCCCGCCGCGAGATTCCCGGCGAGCCCTCGATTTTCGACGTGCAGAAGCGGATTAAAGCTTGCGGAACACGCCTACGACTTTGCCCAAGATGCCCGTGTCGCGGCCTTCGTCGGCGCGCACATAAATCGGCTCCATCGTGGAGTTGGCCGGCTGCAAGCGAATGCGACTGCCTTCTTTATAGAAGCGCTTGACGGTCGCCTCGCCGTCGACCATCGCCGCGACGATTTCTCCGTTGCGCGCGGTCTGCTTGCGCTCCACGAAGATGTAGTCGCCGTCGTGGATGCCGTCCTCGATCATCGACTCGCCGGTAACCCGCAGCCCGAAGATGTCGCCGCCGCGACCCAGGAGGCTCTCGCCGACGGCCAGAAACTCCTCGGTGTTCTCGATCGCTTGGGCTGGCATGCCCGCGGCGATGCGCCCGACGACGGGCACGTTGCGCACCTGCTGGTCGTACACGGACGTATCGTCGGTGCTCGAGACCGCCTCGCGCCCGTAGGCCGAGCCATCCGGGTTGAACAGGGGCTTGAGCGCGCGCGATTTGCCGTCTTCCCGCTCCAGATACCCCTTGCGCTCGATAGCTTTGAGGTGGTCGTTGACCCCATTGGTCGATTTGATCCCGAGGTGATCGCCGATCTCGCGAATCGTGGGCGGATACCCCTCGGTGTCGATGCAGTCGATGATGAAATCGAGCACCGCGGTCTGCCGCTTGGTCAGTTTGTCGAGTTCTTCTGCCATAAAATCTTGTCCGTTCAGTGAGATGTTCGGTGTCTGAACATTCGTCACGTTACTGAACGGGTGTTTGGGTGTCAATGGCGGAGCTGGTCAGCGGTCGATCTGGCGTTCGAGGGCGCGAGCCCTCTAGAAAAGCTCGAGCTTTCCTTGGGCGAGCAGGCTGAACACGTCCATCGACACCGCCACGCTCACGTGGATGGCTACGCCGAGCCAGATGCTGCGGGTGAACAGAGACAGTACGCCCAGCGCGATGCCGGCAAAGATGGCCCCGAGGGTCTCGGGCATCGGCTTGCCGAAGTGGATCATGCAGTAGGGGACCGTCGACAGGAGCACCGAGTAGACGCCGAAGCGATGCTTGAGGCCGTGGACCAGAAAGCCGCGAAAGAAAAACTCGAGGCTCAAAAACTGCAGGGTGTAGGTGAGCTCCCACAGCAGAAAGTCGAGCCAGCTGCGGTCGGCTTGCTCGTAGAAGGGATAGGTATTCTGAAAGCTCTCGGTGAACGAGACGGCGAAGACCGCCGGGATCACCGCCACGAACAACGCCACATAGATCCAGCTATGCTCGAGCGCACCGCGAAGCCCGAGTCCGAAGTCGCGCAGGCGCTCGCGCATCACGAACTTCACGTACAACAGCGGGATGAGCATGTAGCCCACGAAGGTGCAGCTCGACCAGTACATCAGCCGGGCCAGGCGGGCGTACTCACTCTGGCGGAACGTGTAGGTGAGGCGCTCCTTGGCGTCGTCGAAAAAGAGGGACAGCGGGCCTTCGAGCAGCCAGAAGTCCGACGAGCCGCCAAAATACTCCAGAAAGCTGAGCACGAAGCAGCCGACGATCACCAGCCCCACCAGTCGCCAGTCGATCCGGCGGCGGTTGGCCTCGGTCCATCGGTTGCTCTCGGTCTCGACGCGTTCGAAGGCGTCGAGAAACTGGGTGCTCCACCTATTGATTACTTCGCGCATACGACGGCGGGGACAGCTTGGACGTGGTCGGGAGGCCAAAAAGGGTCAAAGTCGGCACACGATCTACGCTCCCGACCGCTTTGTAAACCCCGAGGCCGCAGATTTGTTTCCGCGGCGTTTGCTGCAGGGGCGGCCTTCCGGGCTTTTGCCCCCCATAGCTCAATCTCAAACTATCTGCATGTAGGATTGAGCAGCTTCTGTCGCCGGCCCTACCCGCTTTAAGTGACACTTTAGGTTGCGCCCGCAAGGTGTGTTTTGTGTGGGGAAAAGAGGTTGTTTAACAGGGGGTTGCGGGTTTGTGTGGGGTGCCGAAGATCGGCTTTGTACCTGTTCAGAGCGGTAAAAATGATTCGCGTGTAAGAAGTCGGGCCGAGGCTCGGCGGCGAAGAGAGCGGCAAAATCAGCCGGCGATGCCGACGGGAGACTTTTTACACACGAATCAAAAGGGGCGGGCAATGAAAACGTAATCGCGCCGGAGTGCGTGGCGTGCCCGGTCGTTTCGATGTGGGGCGCTACGCGGCAACGCAGCAGCTGTAGGTGGTTCCTGCGGGCTGCGCTACACGGAACCTAGACTACTGGGGGGAGTTATGTGTCACCCACCGCGGCTAGGAAGTGTCCAAGATGTTCGAGGGTTCGGGATTCGGTGTCTCTTGCTGGGCCTACTTGTCGCCTTCGGGGTCGGCGGTTGTGGTTTGTCGGACTCCGATGATCCGCGGCCTTACCGTTCGGCGGCCGAGCGAGGCCCGGGCGCAGACAAAGGCGAAGAAGAAGAGAGTGAAACCGAAGACGACGAGTGTCCGTCTCCGAGAGCCTGCCCTCACGGCGACCAGATCGACTGGGAGCGCTCGCTGATCATCCGTGACTCCGAACTGCTCGAGGGGTTTTCCTTCAAGCGCGTCATGGATCAGATCGTCGCGACCAGCGGTGAGCCGAACATGACGTCGCTCGAGTTGTACCAGCGTTGGTGGGATACGATGAACGCCGAGAACGAGCGCCAGCCGCTGGTCAGCTCGCCCGACGACGGCGAGCTCGCGCGCTTCGACCAGCCCTGCGATGCCGACGTGCTCGACGGGCAGACCTTCTTTAACGACTATCCCATCGAGTGTCCCCGTATCGAGGGCATCCTCGCCTACACCAACCCATTCGAAGAGACGATCGAGGTCGACGGCCAAGAGGTCGACAACCTCGATGCCTACATCCCTCTCGGGTTGTTCAACCGCATGGACCTGGCGCCCTCGGACGGCTCACACTGCGGCGAGATGCGCATCGTCTTCGCCAAAAACTCGGGGACGCTTCCCCGCAACCAGTTTTCGCCTCCCCCGGGCGGCAACCGAAACCTGCTCATCTTCGAGGCGGTCATCCCCAACCCCAACCCCGAGTGCGGCATCAACGGCTGTCTGCCGCTGGCCCAGGAGTGGTACAAGCTGTCGAAGATCCGCAACCAGAGAGCCCTGCGCGCCCAACTGGAGAAGCTGTACTTCGAGGGCTTCGATAATTTCCCCGCGGCGATCCGCGCCGATCACCTGGGACCCAAAGGCGGCCACGTGCGCACCAACCAGTTTATGTCGGCGGTCTCGGTCGACCGCTCCACGCCTCCGCAAAGCGGCCCGCGCGGCTTCGCATTGTGGCAGTTGCGCGACTTCAAGCTCACCAAGAATTGCAGTGGCGGCTCGTGCGAGCTCGGGATCAAGCAGCTGCCGATCGATGACAACCCGTTCGGAAACCTCTTTTCTTCGGAGTCGAATTATCCGCAGGCCGATGGCTTCAAGAAGCAATTCCTCGAAGAGATCCCTAACTTGGCCATCCCAGGGCTGAAGACGATCTCGATGGACCTGGACGCCAAGTATCTCGCCGGCGAGAGTAACGCGCCGCCTGCTTGCCTGCCGCCCGGCACGCCCGGGGCTCCCCCGGGCGCGCAGATCCCCGACGACGCTTGCTACGACAAGCACTTCGACCCCGACTCGCAGTTCGCCCAGGACATCCAGCGCGAGCTCGACCAGCTGGGATCGAGCGTCACGCCCACCCAGATCGTCCAACGTGCCGACACCTTGTCGTGCGGCGGCTGCCACCAGAACGTCGAGAACGCCGACGTAGGTAACGGCGAATTCCAGTCCGAAAAGCCGATGGACTTCGTCCACATCAGTGAGGAAAACCCGATCGATGGCCGCTACCACAGGCTGTCGACGATGATGCACGAGATGGATATCCCCCACCGACTCGAGGTGATGCGCGAGTTTATGTGCAAGGGCGAGCACCTGCACGAAGATGAGAAGAAGAAGCTCGAAGGGCGACCCGGCGTCGACCAAGAGTTTTTGGAGCGCCGCTTCGAGACCCTCGGCGGACCCGACCGCGTTCACTGACCGAGGGCGTGGGTCGGGGGGCCTGTGGCCCGGTCTCAGGTCGCAAGCCCTTATCCACGTTTGACACGGCCCCCCCAGTGCGCTTGACTGACGCGTGTCGAAATGAGTGATGGATGGGCCGATGTGGTGTGGGACGATGCGCGCGAAAAAAGAGAACGTTCGGGGGGCCCGATTCCAGTCTTATCTGCTGAGCTTGTTGGTCGGCTTCGCGGCGACGGTCGCGTTGTCGGCCTGCAGCTTCGAGACGCGCAGCTCGCAAGTGACGAGTTGCTCGGAGGACTACGGGTGTCCCATCGGTGAGGTGTGCGTGGACGGCTATTGCACGTCCACCGAGGGGGCCGACGTAGTCGACGATGCACAACTCGCCGATGTGTCGGTGGATGCTAGCGACGGCGATGCCGCCGTCGACGCCGAGGTGACGGACGTGGTCGAGGATGCGGGCGACGCCGACGTGGCGCGCGACGCGACGGATGCTGCCGACGTATCTGATGCCGCAGATGTCAGCGATACGGGCGATACGGGCGATACGACGGACGCCGACACCGGAGACGATGCGGGCGTCGACGCCGACACCGGAAACGACGCGGACACGGGAGCAGACGCCTCCGCCTGTCCCGACGGTGGGACGCCGCAGCCCGAAATCTGCGACGGAATCGACAACGACTGCGACGGCCAGATCGACAACGACCCGGAGAGCGTCGGCGAGACGTGCGATACGGGCGATGTGGGCGTCTGCGGCGTGGGTGAGCGAGTCTGCAATAACGGTCAGCTCGAGTGCCAGGCCACGACGACCGGCTCGGCGGAGGTGTGTAACGGCCTCGATGACGACTGCGACGGTCAGGTCGACGAAGAGGCCGCCGAGGTCGGTGACGCCTGCCAGACCGGCCGGCCGGGCATCTGCGCCGACGGCGAGAAGCGATGCCAGTTCGGCCAGCTCGTCTGCAAGCCCATTATCGGGCCCCTCACCGAAGTGTGCGACGGCGAAGACGACGACTGCGACGGCGAGGTCGACGAGACGTTCGCCGAGCAGGGCGATGCGTGTCAGACCGGCCAGATCGGCCAGTGCGCCGACGGCGGCAAGCAGTGCGTCGGCGGCCAGGTCGTGTGCGAGCCGGTCAACCCCGCCTCCCCGGAGGCGTGCGACGGGATCGACAACGATTGCGACGGCTTGGCCGACGAGGACGACAGCGGCATGGTGCTCACTGCAGCCTGCGGTGCGGCGACTTGTCCCGGAAGCGGCGTGAAGTTGTGCATCGGTGCGCAGTGGACCGCCTGCCGCGAAGACGTCCAAGAGATCTGCGACGGCGCCGACAACAACTGCGACTCACAGGTCGACAATCAGACGCCGTGCTACCAGGTCTGCCCGGGCGGCGACATCGCCGTGGGCACGCTCGACTGCTCGACCTCCACGGGTACCTGCGAGCTCCCCCAGGAGATCTGCAACGACGGCACCGACAACGACTGCGACGGCCAGGTCGACGAGAACTGCTCGGGTGGCAACGTGCGCGACGGCATGGTCTTCGTGCCCGGCGGCCCGTTTTGGATGGGCTCGCAGACCACCGATTGGGGCTACCAGCAAGACGAGACGCCCCAACACCTCGTCGAGCTCGACCCCTTCTACATCGACCAGGCCGAGATCACGCGTCGGCTGTATCGCGCCTGCTGGAGCGATGGGAGCTGCTCGCTGCCCGATTGGGGCTGCCCGTACCAGGGCGCTGGAAGCACCAGCGACCACCTCGACAAGCCCATCGGTTGTGTGAGCTACGCCCAGGCCGCCGATTATTGCCAGTGGGCCGGAAAGCGCCTGCCGACGGCCGCCGAGTGGGAGAAAGCCGCTCGCGGGCCGTATCCGCGCCAAAACCTGTTCCCGTGGGGCGACACCCAGGACACATCGCTCGCAGTCGTCGATTGCTCGAACGGGCTCAACGGCTGCGTGGCCAAGTCGGTGTCGTATCCTGCAGGCGCGAGCTACTACGGCGCGCTGCACATGGCCGGCAACGTCGCCGAGTGGGTCACCGACTACTACGACCCGAACTTCTACACCTCGACCTACACGGTCGCGCCCGAGCAGACGACCGACGGGGGCGACGGCCACGAGGTGCGCGGCGGCAGCTACGACCAGACGCTGCGCTATGCGCGGGTGTCGAACCGCGCCGCGCTTACGTTCCCGACCGTCGAGGACGATGCGGTGGGCTTCCGGTGTGTGTTGGACGCGCCCTGAGAAGTGCGGGCGCCTCGATTTCTGAAGGCCTTCTACATAAGCAATTAAGGACATAAGGGTTGCGAACTGGCGCATGAGGGCGATACGCAACCCCTATGTCCTTAATTGCCTATGTAGAGGGCGTCTCAATCACTGAAGGCTGGCCTCTTAGGTAATCCTCAGCTATGACTAAGCCCGGAACACCCAACGCCGAGAAGTCCACGTGTCTTCTCGGCTTTTTCACTCGCCGCGATGAACGATCGAGCGAACCATGCGCGACAAAGACACCATGCGCGACCTGAGCAAACTCATCCGCAATCCAGCCCGGGACCACGCCGCCGACAGCCCGCGCACCGTCGCGGTGCTGCCGCCCGAGCTCGCCAACCAGATCGCCGCCGGCGAGGTGGTCGAGCGGCCGGCGTCGGTGGTCAAAGAGCTCGTCGAGAATAGCCTCGACGCCGGGGCGCGGCGCGTCGAGGTGACCATCCGCGAGGGTGGGCGCGAGCTGATTCGCATCGAGGACGACGGCTGCGGCATGCACCGCGAGGACGTGCTTCGCGCCGTCGAGCGCCACGCCACGAGCAAAATCTCGCGCATCGATGACCTGCACACCATCGGCACGCTCGGGTTTCGCGGCGAGGCGCTGCCGTCGATCGGCTCGGTGTCGCGCACGGAGATTCGCACCAAGCCCCACGGCGAGGTCGAGGGCACCCGCGTACTCATCGAGGGCGGCCAGATCAAAGAGGTCGACGCCACCGGCATGGCCGCTGGCACGCTCATCACCGTCGAGGACCTCTTCTTCAACACCCCGGCGCGCCTCAAGTTTTTGAAGACCCCGGCCACCGAGAGCCGCCACATCACCGAGATGCTCGTGCGCATGGGCCTGAGCCGGCCGGACGTGCGCATCCTGCTCAAAAAGGACGGCAAAGTACGCCTCGACTTGCCCGCGGTCGAAGACCTCAAAGACCGCGTGCTCGAGATCATGGGCCGCGAGGTCTACGACGACCTCTACCCGACCTACGAGTACCCCGCCATCAACGGCGTGGTCGCCCGCGGCTACTTCTCGAAGCCGGGCCACTCGCAGCGCACCTCCAAGAATATCTACACCTTCGTCAACGGGCGCTACGTCAGCGACAGCACCATCCGCGCGGCGATCAAGGGCGCCTACGGCACGATGCTCGACAAGCGGCGCTACCCGTCGGTGGTGCTCTTCGTCGAGGTGCCCTTCGAGTTGGTCGACGTCAACGTGCACCCCGCCAAGACCGAGGTGCGCTTCCACGACACCCAGCCCATCTACCGCGCGGTCTACCACGCGATCGCCGACGAGCTCGCCGAGGCGCCCTGGCTCGACCGCGAGGGGAAGAAGGTCTACTCGCTGGGCGACGGCGACAAACGCACTTGGAAGGGCAGGGGCGGCTCGGAGGGCGAGCAGAACGCAGCCGACGGCGGCGAGCGTATGGTCAAGCCGGGCATGGCGAGCTTCGAGCCGCTCAACGCGCGGCACCGACGCATGTCGCAATTGCAGGGCCGCGGCTTTACGCCCACCGGACGCGGCGAGGTCGCCTCGCCGTTCTTCTCGAGCGACGACGACGAGAACCGCGCCCAGCAGGGCTTCTCGGCGCGCGGCGCGTCGCCGCTTCGCGAGCCGCCGCGCGTGGGCATCGGCGACACCGGCCTCGCGCCGCCCGATCAAGCGGGTGGCGACGCCGGCGCCGACAACTACTTCTCGTCGCTCAAGGTGCTCGGCCAGTTCAAGCGCGCTTATATCTTGTGCGAGGACGCCTCCGGCCTGGTCATCATCGACCAGCACGCCGCCCACGAGCGCATCGGCTTCGAGCGGCTGCGCCACCTGTACAGCCGCGAGCACAAGGAGACCCAGCCGCTGCTGTTCCCGCTGCGCCTCGAGTTCGACACGCTGCGCGCCGATACCCTCGAAGACAGCCTCGACTTCTTCGAGCAGGCCGGCTTCGAGATCGAGCACTTCGGCGGCCAGTCCTACGCCCTCAAAGCCGTGCCCGCCGTGTTACAGAAGGCCAACCACGAGCGTCTCATCAAAGACGCCATCGACGACATGGCCGAGCTGGGCCGCTCCGACCGCGTCGAAGAAGAGATGGAGGCGATCCTGAGCCGCATGGCCTGCCACTCGGTCGTCCGCGGCCCAACCCCGCTGACCACCGAGGAGTGCGAATCGCTCCTGGAGCAGATGGACGAGATCGACTTCAAGGCCAACTGCCCCCACGGACGCCCCGTCTACTACCGCATCCCGCTGCTCGAACTCGAAGAGTGTTTCGACCGGCGATAGAGAGAGATTCACCACGGGGAGCACGGGGACACGGGGGAGAGGCACTTTTGTTTTTCCCCGTGTCCCCGTGTCCCCCGTGGTGAACCCAAATTACGTATGGACATTGCAGACATTTCGACATCCGGACTTCCCAAGATCCTCGTCATCGCCGGGCCCACGGCCGTCGGCAAGACGAGCCTCGCGCTCGAGGTGGCCGAGAGGTTGGACGGGGAGATCGTCAACTACGACAGCGTGCAGCTGTATCGGATGCTCGACATCGGTACGGCCAAGCCCAGCGAGGCCGAGCGTGCGCGGGTGCCGCATCACCTGTTCGACGTGCTCGACCCCGACGAGGAGAGCAACGTCGCCGACTATATCGCGATGGCCGAGGAGGCGATCGCCGATATTGTGCGTCGTGGGAAGATTCCGATTCTGGTCGGCGGGACAGGGATGTACGTGCGTATCTTGGTGCACGGCATCTTCGAGGCGCCGCCGCCCGACGAGGAGATTCGCGCGCGACACCGCGCGCTCGCCGAGGAGAAGGGGCGCCCGTTCCTGCACGCCAAGCTCGCCGAGGTCGACCCCGACCTGGCCGAGCGCATCCATCCGAACGACCTGGTGCGGGTGAGCCGGGGCCTGGAGATCTACGAGCAGACGGGCAAGCCGCTGAGCGTGCACCAGCGCGAGCATCGCTTCCAGAAGCCCAACTACGACGCGCTCAAGATCGCGCTGTTGCGCCCGCGCGACGAGCTCTACGAGCGCATCAACCGCCGCGCCGAGCTGATGCTGGAGCGCGGGCTCGTCGAGGAGTACGAGGCGGTGATCGCGGCCGGCTATGATCGGCAGTTGAAACCCCTGCAGTCTCTGGGGTATCGGCAGATGGGTGAGCACATCTTCGACGATGTTCCGCTCGACGAAGCCGTCGAGGATATCAAGGGCCAGACTCGCCGGTATGCCAAGCAGCAGATCAGCTGGTTTCGCAACGAACCCCATATTCACTGGGCGCTGGCCCCGCTGGAGCGTGACGGCGAGCTGCCGGCGCAGGTGCTCGGCGATATCGAGACGTTCTTCGAGGGCGGCGAGCCCGACCTGGAGTGGGCGCAACTCGACCCGTACGACGTGTCGCGGCCAGACTAAGACGCGAGTTCAGAAATCGGTACGCCCGCTATTGGGGGCGAGGGCAAAAGACGCCCTCGCAAAACGTCGATTAGAGTGTTCTTTCAATGCAGCTATTGTGGTTGTCAGGGCTACACTCAAATTGTAGTTCGCGCGCAGTTCAGCGCCCCTAATAAATAGCAGGCGCAACAATTATCGAGGCCTACAAAAATGAAACCGTTAGTCCAACCCTTCGTAAACGACGTCAAACCCTACGTGCCCGGCAAGCCCGTCGAGGAGCTGCAGCGCGAGTTGGGCATCACCGACATCATCAAGCTGGCCAGCAACGAGAACCCGCTGGGCACCAGCGAGAAGGTGCGCCAGGTCGTGCGCGAGGCCGCCGAGCGGCTGCACATCTACCCCGATGGCGCGGCGTATAACCTCAAGCAGGCCATCTGCGAGTTTCACGACGTCGACATGCAGGAGGTCGCCACCGGCGCCGGCTCCGACGAGCTGTTGATGCTCTCCATCGACACGTTCATCACCCCCGGCGAAAACGGCGTCGTCAGCCAATACGGCTTCGGCTCCTACCCGATCTCGCTGGTCGGCCACGGCGCCGAGGTGCGCACGGTGCCGGTGCTCGACGGCTTCACGCCCGACGTACAGGGCATGATCGACGCGTGCGACGACGACACCAAGATGTTGTTCCTGGCCAACCCGAACAACCCGACCGGCACCTACGTGCCCGAAGGCGAGCTCCGCAAGCTTCTGACCGAGGTGCCCGAGCACGTCGTGGTCGTCATCGACGAGGCCTACAACGAGTATATCCAGGCCGACGACTACGCCTCGGCGCTCGACCTGCGCGACTTGCGCGACCGGTTGATGATCACGCGCACCTTCAGCAAGTGCTACGGCCTGGCCGGCCTGCGCGTGGGCTACGCCATCAGCACGCCCGAGATCATCGGGCTGATCAACCGCATCCGAAAGCCCTTCAACGTCAACCTCGTCGCCCAAGAGGCCGCCATCGCCGCGCTCGCCGACCGCGAGTTCGTCGCGCGCTCGGTCGAGGTCAACGAGGCGGGCAGGGCGCAGCTCGAAGCTGGCTTCGAGACGTTTGCCGCGTTCGGGGTTGACTGGGTGCCGAGCCAGACAAACTTCTTGTTGGTAGAGATGCCCGTCGACGGGCGCACGATCTACGACGTGATGCTTCGCCGCGGCGTCATCCTGCGCCCGATGGCCGGCTACGGATTGCCCAACTACTTGCGTATCTCCATCGGCACCGAGGCGGAGAACGCCCGTTGCCTCACCGAACTCGCCGACGTCCTCGAAGAAGTCACCAGCCAGGAGGCCCCCGCATGATTGTCGCCATTGACGGACCCGCAGGCGCAGGAAAGTCGACGATTGCCCACCGCGTGGCCGAAGAACTCGACTTCCAGCTCATCGACACCGGCGCGATCTACCGCACGGTCGCCTACCGTGCGCTCGAAGACGGCAAAGACCTCGACTCCCCCGAGGAGGTCGCCACCCTGGCCGCCTCGTTGCACCTCGACTTCGAGCGCAACGACGACGGCGAGAACGTCTTGTATTGCGACGGCGAGCCGATGGGCAACGAGATTCGCACCCCGCACGTCACCCGCGCCTCGAGCCAGATCTCGAGCATCCCCGCGGTACGCCAAGCCCTGCTCGGCATCCAACGCGAGCTGGGCAAGCGCGAGTCGAGCGTACTCGAGGGCCGTGACATCGGCACGGTCGTCTTCCCCGACGCCGAGGCCAAGATCTTTCTGACCGCCTCCCGCGAAGTGCGCGCCCACCGCCGCCTCGACCAGATGAAAGAGCGCGGCATGGACGGCGACCTCGACGAGGTCCTGGCCGAGATCGTCGACCGCGACCGCCGCGACATGGAGCGCGACATCGCTCCGTTGAAGAAGGCCGACGATGCGGTCGAGATCGACACGTCGGAGCTTGAGATCGAGGATGTCGTGCAGCGGATTTTGGAGGTGGTCGAGGAGAAGAAGTAGCTGTACTTACTGGTGGCATTGCAGGAGTGTAGCGATGCCCCCGGCCGGCCTACGCCGGCCGCCCCCCGCGCGGAGCGGCGGGGGGCTCTATGGTCGACCTGGCGGAGGTGGTTCAGAAGCGAACCTTCGAGAATCGACCACTCCTAATAGGCCGACCATAAAGGCCCCCGTTGCTTCGCACGGGGGCCGGGGTGCGGAGGCACCCGGGAGCATTGCTGCGCATCGGCAATGCCTCCAAATCGCAACGTCCCAACAATCGACCAGTCCGAATAGGCCGACCATAAAGGCCCCGTAGCTTCGCACGGGGACCGGGGTGCGGAGGCGCCCCGGGGGCATCGCCGCGAACCGGCAATGCCTCCATCTCACTCCTCCTCGACCTCCTCCGCCTCCTCCGCCTCCTCACAAGCCTCACGTATCTGCTCCAATACCGCGTCGATCTCCGAGTAGATTTCAACGACGTCAAAGCGAAGCACACGCACGCCGTGCTTTTCTGCGAGTAGTTCGTCGCGACGCTCGTCACGCCGCGCCTGCTCCTCATTGTGGTGCCCGGGGCCGTCGACCTCGACTGCGATCCGGCACGAGGTGCAGTAAAAGTCGACGATGAACGGTTCGAGAATGTATTGGCGCCTGAATTTCCTGCCATCGAGCTGCTTCTTGCGCAGCTTCGACCATAAGCGGCGTTCAGGTTTCGTTTGGTTCTTTCGCAATGTCTTTGCGCGCTCTGCGAGTGCTTTTCGGTGGGTGTATTGGTGTCGCATGAATCGCTCCGTTTTGCCTGTGTGATGTGAAACCTCATATAGGTTTTCGGCAAAATGGGTGGGATCGTTGCGTGCAGTTCGGCGAGATCGGGGCGTGGTGGCGGTTCGGGTGGGTTTTTTCTAGGGGGTCTCTGTTTGGGGCGGTCGACGGGTGGAGGCATTGCGGATTCGCAACGATGCCCCCGGCCGGCCTTACGCCGGCCGCCCCCCGCGCGGAGCGGCGGGGGGCTATATGGTCGACTTGGCGGAGGTGGTTCAGAGGCGAACCTGCGAGAATCGACCACTCCTAATAGGCCGACCATAAAGGCCCCCGTTGCTTCGCCCACTCGATCCGAATCAGCGAGGAGGCGTGGGGGGCGACCGATCGGGAGGATCGTCAAGAAAACAAAAAGGATGTAATGATTTTGTTCGACCAAAAACAAACCGGGCACAAAGCCTGGAAATCATTACATCCGGAGACGATCATGCCAGACACTCGCCTCAATGTCAGCCTCCAAAATCACGAGCGTTCCGAGCCGCAGCGAGCAGTGCCCGCTCACTTCAACGAGTATATCGTAGCCTGCGAGCATCTGCGCGGTGAGGGCATTTTCGACGAGATCGAGCAGCAGTTTCGGCTCGACCGAAGCGGCTACCAGTTTATCGACGCGGTGCTGGCGGGGCTGGC
It encodes:
- a CDS encoding formylglycine-generating enzyme family protein, producing the protein MRAKKENVRGARFQSYLLSLLVGFAATVALSACSFETRSSQVTSCSEDYGCPIGEVCVDGYCTSTEGADVVDDAQLADVSVDASDGDAAVDAEVTDVVEDAGDADVARDATDAADVSDAADVSDTGDTGDTTDADTGDDAGVDADTGNDADTGADASACPDGGTPQPEICDGIDNDCDGQIDNDPESVGETCDTGDVGVCGVGERVCNNGQLECQATTTGSAEVCNGLDDDCDGQVDEEAAEVGDACQTGRPGICADGEKRCQFGQLVCKPIIGPLTEVCDGEDDDCDGEVDETFAEQGDACQTGQIGQCADGGKQCVGGQVVCEPVNPASPEACDGIDNDCDGLADEDDSGMVLTAACGAATCPGSGVKLCIGAQWTACREDVQEICDGADNNCDSQVDNQTPCYQVCPGGDIAVGTLDCSTSTGTCELPQEICNDGTDNDCDGQVDENCSGGNVRDGMVFVPGGPFWMGSQTTDWGYQQDETPQHLVELDPFYIDQAEITRRLYRACWSDGSCSLPDWGCPYQGAGSTSDHLDKPIGCVSYAQAADYCQWAGKRLPTAAEWEKAARGPYPRQNLFPWGDTQDTSLAVVDCSNGLNGCVAKSVSYPAGASYYGALHMAGNVAEWVTDYYDPNFYTSTYTVAPEQTTDGGDGHEVRGGSYDQTLRYARVSNRAALTFPTVEDDAVGFRCVLDAP
- a CDS encoding NADH-quinone oxidoreductase subunit A encodes the protein MEVADYLGILILLLLAGGAGAAVTALGQFFGPKNPTREKRMPYESGSDPIGSPRETRFSVKFYMVAISFILFDLETVFVVPWAISWRQSEALGYGLYSFGVMFIFVAILTIGLVYEWKQGGLEWD
- the lexA gene encoding transcriptional repressor LexA, with translation MAEELDKLTKRQTAVLDFIIDCIDTEGYPPTIREIGDHLGIKSTNGVNDHLKAIERKGYLEREDGKSRALKPLFNPDGSAYGREAVSSTDDTSVYDQQVRNVPVVGRIAAGMPAQAIENTEEFLAVGESLLGRGGDIFGLRVTGESMIEDGIHDGDYIFVERKQTARNGEIVAAMVDGEATVKRFYKEGSRIRLQPANSTMEPIYVRADEGRDTGILGKVVGVFRKL
- the mutL gene encoding DNA mismatch repair endonuclease MutL, whose product is MRDKDTMRDLSKLIRNPARDHAADSPRTVAVLPPELANQIAAGEVVERPASVVKELVENSLDAGARRVEVTIREGGRELIRIEDDGCGMHREDVLRAVERHATSKISRIDDLHTIGTLGFRGEALPSIGSVSRTEIRTKPHGEVEGTRVLIEGGQIKEVDATGMAAGTLITVEDLFFNTPARLKFLKTPATESRHITEMLVRMGLSRPDVRILLKKDGKVRLDLPAVEDLKDRVLEIMGREVYDDLYPTYEYPAINGVVARGYFSKPGHSQRTSKNIYTFVNGRYVSDSTIRAAIKGAYGTMLDKRRYPSVVLFVEVPFELVDVNVHPAKTEVRFHDTQPIYRAVYHAIADELAEAPWLDREGKKVYSLGDGDKRTWKGRGGSEGEQNAADGGERMVKPGMASFEPLNARHRRMSQLQGRGFTPTGRGEVASPFFSSDDDENRAQQGFSARGASPLREPPRVGIGDTGLAPPDQAGGDAGADNYFSSLKVLGQFKRAYILCEDASGLVIIDQHAAHERIGFERLRHLYSREHKETQPLLFPLRLEFDTLRADTLEDSLDFFEQAGFEIEHFGGQSYALKAVPAVLQKANHERLIKDAIDDMAELGRSDRVEEEMEAILSRMACHSVVRGPTPLTTEECESLLEQMDEIDFKANCPHGRPVYYRIPLLELEECFDRR
- a CDS encoding CPBP family intramembrane glutamic endopeptidase: MREVINRWSTQFLDAFERVETESNRWTEANRRRIDWRLVGLVIVGCFVLSFLEYFGGSSDFWLLEGPLSLFFDDAKERLTYTFRQSEYARLARLMYWSSCTFVGYMLIPLLYVKFVMRERLRDFGLGLRGALEHSWIYVALFVAVIPAVFAVSFTESFQNTYPFYEQADRSWLDFLLWELTYTLQFLSLEFFFRGFLVHGLKHRFGVYSVLLSTVPYCMIHFGKPMPETLGAIFAGIALGVLSLFTRSIWLGVAIHVSVAVSMDVFSLLAQGKLELF